Proteins co-encoded in one Pararge aegeria chromosome 19, ilParAegt1.1, whole genome shotgun sequence genomic window:
- the LOC120631856 gene encoding uncharacterized protein LOC120631856 isoform X1 — MSKLTVLVFATIITIGYGLTPTNYDISRNRINGGGIGYGQYPGQYGGYPGGYPGQYPGQYPYRPDGPPGAHPGCPLCDSSVYSYCSHKEAHDSCCCDNSGYHAFTCRRTDCKFLYANSCQEYHLITSCCCVDLQKSAVAPIAPIASIVAPVIAA, encoded by the exons ATGTCGAAACTAACTGTTTTAGTATTCGCAACTATAATTACTATTGGATATG GTCTCACTCCGACCAATTACGATATCAGCCGAAACAGAATAAATG GAGGCGGGATCGGCTACGGGCAGTACCCGGGGCAATATGGCGGGTACCCGGGCGGGTATCCGGGGCAATATCCGGGACAGTATCCTTACCGTCCGGACGGGCCACCAGGCGCGCATCCCGGGTGCCCCCTGTGCGACTCCTCGGTTTACAGCTACTGCTCTCATAAAGAAGCCCATGATTCTTGCTGCTGCGATAATTCAGGCT ACCACGCGTTCACATGCCGACGCACGGACTGCAAGTTCCTGTACGCCAACTCCTGCCAAGAGTACCACCTCATCACCAGTTGCTGCTGCGTAGACCTGCAGAAGAGTGCCGTCGCGCCCATCGCACCCATAGCGTCCATCGTAGCACCGGTCATTGCAGCTTAG
- the LOC120631856 gene encoding uncharacterized protein LOC120631856 isoform X2, whose translation MSKLTVLVFATIITIGYGFGIRDVWEYLIGGGIGYGQYPGQYGGYPGGYPGQYPGQYPYRPDGPPGAHPGCPLCDSSVYSYCSHKEAHDSCCCDNSGYHAFTCRRTDCKFLYANSCQEYHLITSCCCVDLQKSAVAPIAPIASIVAPVIAA comes from the exons ATGTCGAAACTAACTGTTTTAGTATTCGCAACTATAATTACTATTGGATATG GTTTTGGAATAAGGGACGTGTGGGAATATTTGATAGGAGGCGGGATCGGCTACGGGCAGTACCCGGGGCAATATGGCGGGTACCCGGGCGGGTATCCGGGGCAATATCCGGGACAGTATCCTTACCGTCCGGACGGGCCACCAGGCGCGCATCCCGGGTGCCCCCTGTGCGACTCCTCGGTTTACAGCTACTGCTCTCATAAAGAAGCCCATGATTCTTGCTGCTGCGATAATTCAGGCT ACCACGCGTTCACATGCCGACGCACGGACTGCAAGTTCCTGTACGCCAACTCCTGCCAAGAGTACCACCTCATCACCAGTTGCTGCTGCGTAGACCTGCAGAAGAGTGCCGTCGCGCCCATCGCACCCATAGCGTCCATCGTAGCACCGGTCATTGCAGCTTAG
- the LOC120631911 gene encoding fatty acid-binding protein-like, giving the protein MGAAHSDNNLSKSELVAKIKARLESVDPVKAKELGGVFLFNITKGISVYSWTLDLNKVIVYEGEPEEDPDTTFTLNEHHFKQLVSGREDPRVIMQAGRCSVTGDIMRAMKLEPYIKLD; this is encoded by the exons ATG GGTGCAGCTCACAGTGACAACAACTTGAGTAAAAGCGAACTGGTGGCCAAGATAAAGGCTCGGTTGGAAAGCGTGGATCCGGTTAAGGCGAAGGAGCTGGGTGGAGTCTTCCTTTTCAACATCACCAAAGGAATCTCTGTCTATTCTTGGA CTCTTGACCTCAACAAGGTGATCGTATACGAGGGCGAGCCGGAAGAAGACCCTGACACGACGTTCACACTCAACGAGCATCACTTCAAGCAGCTGGTGTCCGGGCGCGAGGACCCGCGGGTCATCATGCAGGCTGGTCGCTGCTCTGTAACCGGAGACATCATGCGAGCGATGAAACTTGAACCCTATATTAAGCTAGATTAG
- the LOC120631910 gene encoding uncharacterized protein LOC120631910 encodes MEWSSYGPMVLAVVLFLLVGTIIERRIEGAIRRVLDHRQAQMQANQTNQSSDQPTNQSTNQPPNQQDPDDGRNSRTTSATFTKSAMTSNSSIIRRPIPPIRAGTKSSEPLLKSAFRSKSSTLEFK; translated from the exons ATGGAATGGAGCTCATACGGCCCGATGGTCTTGGCGGTGGTGTTATTTCTACTGGTGGGGACAATCATCGAGCGCAGGATAGAAGGAGCCATTCGTCGCGTTC TGGATCACCGCCAAGCCCAAATGCAAGCTAACCAAACAAACCAGTCATCCGatcaaccaaccaaccaatCAACCAACCAACCACCCAACCAACAAGATCCAGACGATGGAAGAAATTCCCGTACAACATCAGCCACGTTCACTAAGAGTGCAATGACAAGCAATTCCTCAATAATCCGCAGACCTATTCCACCTATCAGAGCAGGCACCAAGTCCTCAGAACCTTTACTTAAATCTGCTTTTAGGTCTAAGTCAAGCACTTTAGAATTCAAATGA